DNA sequence from the Antennarius striatus isolate MH-2024 chromosome 3, ASM4005453v1, whole genome shotgun sequence genome:
GAAACCGGTGGAGGTGAACAGGTTGGAGGCGCTGGTCTACAGACCAGttcacctccacctgcagctgATCAGACCCGGACagcttctggttctggtttgttTCAGACGTGGGAAACGGGCCTGAACTCAGATGAGCGGCGCCACGGCGGCGGCTGCAGGATGATCCGTGTTTCCTCTGAGGTCGTCTGCAGGTCTGAGTGGAAAACACGTCTGTCTTTCCACGGGTCGCATTCCATTAACGTGTTCCATTAACGCATTTCGTTAAAGTGTTCCGTTCACCAGCGTTCAGCCATCAAGACTATGAACCAGATACATCACCTAACCTAATAACGCAGTCTAGGAACCTAACCTAGGACCCTCGTCTAGGAACCTAACCTAGGACCCTAGTCTAAGAACCTAACCTAATAACCCAGTCTAGGAACCTAACCTAGGACCCTCGTCTAGGAACCTAACCTAGGACCCTAGTCTAGGAACCTAACCTAGGACCCTAGTCTAAGAACCTAACCCAATAACCCAGTCTAGGAACCTAACCTAATAACCCAGTCTAGGACCCTAGTCTAGGAACCTAACCTAGGACCCTAGTCTAGGAACCTAACCTAGGACCCTAGTCCAGAAACCTAACCTAGGACCCTAGTCTAAGAACCAAACCTAATAACCCAGTCTAGGACCCTAGTCTAGGAACCTAACCTAGGACCCTAGTCTAGGAACCTAACCTAGGACCCTAGTCTAAGAACCTAACCTAATAACCCAGTCTAGGAACCTAACCTAGGACCCTCGTCTAGGAACCTAACCTAGGACCCTAGTCTAGGAACCTAACCTAGGACCCTAGTCTAAGAACCTAACCCAATAACCCAGTCTAGGAACCTAACCTAATAACCCAGTCTAGGACCCTAGTCTAGGAACCTAACCTAGGACCCTAGTCTAGGAACCTAACCTAGGACCCTAGTCCAGAAACCTAACCTAGGACCCTAGTCTAAGAACCAAACCTAATAACCCAGTCTAGGACCCTAGTCTAGGAACCTAACCTAGGACCCTAGTCTAGGAACCTAACCTAGGACCCTAGTCTAAGAACCTAACCCAATAACCCAGTCTAGGAACCTAACCTAATAACCCAGTCTAGGACCCTAGTCTAGGAACCTAACCTAGGACCCTAGTCTAGGAACCTAACCTAGGACCCTAGTCTAGGAACCTAACCTAGGATCCTAGTCTAGGAACCTAACCTAGGATCCAAGTCTAGGAACCTAACCTAGGATCTTAGTCTAGGAACCTAACCTAGGATCCTAGTCTAGGAACCTAACCTAGGACCCTAGTCTAGGAACCTAACCTAGGACCCTAGTCTAGGAGCCTAACCTAGGATCTTAGTCTAGGAACCTAACCTAGGATCCTAGTCTAGGAACCTAACCTAGGATCCTAGTCTAGGAACCTAACCTAGGAACCTAGTCTAGGATCCTAGTCTAGGAACCTAACCTAGGATCCTAGTCTAGGAACCCAACCTAGTAACTGAATCTAGGAACCTAATCTAGGAAACAAAACTGTCTGGGACAGGACAGGTGGGACCTGGGGCAGACATGTGAGACCTGCAGTCGGTGTGGCCCCTGTGTGCTCCTCACACAGGGGCCACACCGACTGCAGGTCTCACAGCTGTGACCTGGAAGTTGAAGGTTCTCCACTCACCTGCTCCACCAGCAGCTCTTGTTTGCCTGCTGCCTCCCAGCAGGTCCACTTCAGGTTCTGGATCTTGGAGGTCCCGACCCAGCAGCCCGTCTGCTGCCTCCCCTCCGGTCTGCCGGAGAGAAACAACGCCTCCATCCCCCCCCCTGGGCATCAGAATGCAGCCTAGGGCCAGCAGGGCCGCAGACGCCACCAACATCTGGCCCCTCATACCTGCTCCTCCAGTCACTGGGTCCTGGATCTGGGTCCTGGTTCTATACCCTGGTTCTAGGTCCTGGTTTAGGTCCTGGTTCTATTTCCTGGTTCTATTTCCTGGTTCTAGGTCCTGGTTCTAGGTCCTGGTCTAGGTCCTGGTCATGAACCCGTCTCTCCTCCAGAACAATGGGGTTCTGGGTGGTGGATCCAGATCAGCTGCAGGACGGTTCTGCTCCACGGCGTCAGGCAGATCAGACTGGGTTAGGCAGTCGGAGTGGGTGGGGGGCAGGGAGACGGGGGAGGGGcaggggagagagggaggggcggggggaggaccgtgtgtgtgtgtgggggcagagagagagacggtcCCGTCAGAGCGACAGGCTCctggtcgggggggggggcagatgaagGCTTTGGAGTCTTCCTCACCTGGCCGACGAGTCAGAAcaggtgtggggggtggggtggggggtggcaggTGGGGCCTCagactccgccccctggtgagagaggaggaggagcgtgggggggggttactAACACAGACAGCGATTggagggacagacagacggaaAAGTTCTGGTCCGGTAtagagggggcggagccacaggAGGAGCCGGAGCTGCTGATTGGTTGTGTGGTGACTCTTCGTCCTGGAAGGAGCAGAACGCAATTCTAccccacaggaagtgactggGGGGGCGAAGAATGCAAAGAACAGCGAAGGTCCAGAACAGAAGGGGGGGGGCTAACGGTCCGGTCAGGGAGGGGGTCAGAGCCAGAGTGAAGGAACAGCTGGAACCCATCAGGCCAGACCCCCCCGGGGGGGCAGGTTCTGGGGTCACGTGAACCCGTCCAGCGCGGATGACGTCCAGGAGGCGACGGGTCGGAGCCCCCGGCGCCGCTGGGCAGgaaacgatgacatcacagcagagaggaagagtgggggaggggctgcaggggggggggggggctgttccATAAGGCTCACGAGGTCCAGATGGAGACAGGGTCCAGAACCGGTCCTGGTTCCTGTTCAGCAGCTTCACGTTAACCCTTCAgggggggcacacacacacacacacacacacacacacacagtcacacacacacacacacacacacacacacacagtcacacagtcacacacacacacacacacagtcacacagtcacacacacacacacacatacacacagtcacacagtcacacacacacacacacacacagtcacacacacacacctatacacagacacacacacacacacatacacacacacacagtcacacacacctatacacagacacacacacacacacctatacacacacacacacctatacacacacacacacagtcacacacacacacacctatacacacacacacacacagtcacacacacacacacgcacctatacacagacacacacacacacacacacacacacacacctatacacagacacacacacacacctatacacacacacacacctatacacacacacacacagtcacacacacacacacctatacacacacacacacacagtcacacacacacacacgcacctatacacagacacacacacacacctatacacagacacacacacacacacctatacacacacacacacctatacacacacacacacacagtcacacacacacacacctatacacacacacacacacagtcacacacacacacacacagtcacacaaactcacacacacctatacacacacacacctatagacacacacacacacacacacacacagtcacacacacctatacacacacacagtcaaacacctatacacacacacacctatagacacacacacacacacctatacacacacacacacacacacacacacacctatacacacacacacacacacacagtcacacacacacacctatacacacacacacacacacacacacacagtcacacacacagtcacacacacacctatacacacacacacacacacacacacacacacacctatagacacacacacacacacacacacacacctatacacacacacacacacacctatacacacgcacacctatacacacacacacacacctatagacacacacacacacacacacctatacacacacacacacacacacacacctgtgtgctgactcagcaggtTCCTCTGGACCGTCTGACGAGCCCCAGACGTTGAACCAGAACCTTCAGAGGACCTCCTGGAGTTCCCCCAACAGGGACGTCACAGAATGACCCGACCCCTTGTGACCCCACCCCTCATGACCCGAACCCCGGTGATGGAGCAGCAGAGGACCCCCCCTCGACCTTTGaccagagggcagcagaacCGGTTCACTGGTTTGAAGGTCTGGAGACGTCAGCTGATCTGCTGCTGGACCGGTTCTTGTGACCCCCCCAATGTAAAGTGCCGTTCATGGACGCCCTCTAGTGGCTAAATGTGGGACCTAACTGATGGACCACAAGACAGGAAGACTCCCCAAACCCAAAAACCTGAAACCCCCCACTGAAACCCCCCAGGATGAAATAATCCTGAAAATAAATAGTTCTTTCAATTAGTAGGAGAGTCCAGTCAGTAAAAACAGTCAGtaaaaacagtcagtcagtaaaaCAGACAGtagacagtcagtcagtaaaaacaatcagtaaaaacagtcagtagacagtcagtcagtaaaaCAGACAGTAGACAGTCACTAAAAAGGCAGTAAAAACAGTCAGTAGACAGTCAGTAAAAAGGCAGTAAAAACAGTCAGTAGTCAGTAAAAACGTAGTAAAAACAGTCAGTAGTCAGTCAGTAAAACAGACAGTAGACAGGCAGTAAAAAGGCAGTAAAAACAGTCAGTAGACAGTCATTCAGTAAAAACAGTCAGTAAAAAGTCAGTAAAAACAGTCAGTAGACAGTCAGtaaaaacagtcagtcagtaaaaAGTCAGTAAAAACAGTCAGTAGTCAGTAAAAACGTAGTAAAAACAGTCAGTAGTCAGTCAGTAAAACAGACAGTAGACAGGCAGTAAAAAGGCAGTAAAAACAGTCAGtagacagtcagtcagtaaatgtagccacaagaagacacaagccagtgtcttattgtgccggtcccaagcccggataaatacagagggttgtgtcaggaagggcagccggcgtaaaacttttgctaaatcaaagatgcgaatcaaacttatgacttccataccggatcggtcgaggcccgggttaacaacgaccgccatcggcgctgttgacctacagggcgcctcagaatacaggtctcttgtgtgttcctagagtcaaaaagaagtcagctgaccagagggccttctcctgtcgggcccctttcttgtggaataacctccctataggtattagacagtctggaTCAGTagatgtctttgtgtgtgtgtgtataggttacagggagaagagatcaagaaggtggaggatttgaggtacttagggtcaacagtccagagcaatggagagtgtggaaaagaggtgaagaagcgtgtccaggcaggatggaacgggtggaggaaagtgtcaggtgtgatgtgtgatagaagagtttcagctaaaatgaaaggaaaggtgtacaaaactgtggtgagaccagcgatgttgtttggtctagagacagtgtccctgaggaaaagacaggagacagagctggaggtagcagagatgaagatgctgaggttctctctgggagtgaccaggatggataggatcaggaatgagtccatcagagggacagcacatgttagaggttctggagataaagtcagagaggccagactgagatggtttggacatgtccagaggagagatagtgaatatattggtagaaggatgctgagttctgaactgccaggcaggaggcctagaggaagaccaaagaggaggtttatggatgtagtgaaagaggacatgaaggtagttggtgtgagagaagaggatgagaagacagggttagatggaggactctgattggctgtggagaccctgaagggagaagcctgaaggagaaggagagacgGTCAGTCAGTAAAACAGTCAGTAGAGTCACACCAGTCTAAACAGCCTTTCTTTACCCTCCCTACAGCTGACAGAACAGCAGCAGACACGTCAGTATGAAACACCTACAATCAGCGTCTCTgtggtaaccatggcaaccgTCACACTTTCAGATGCAGCCGAGTGACGTGTGGAGGTTCACGCCCCCCTAGGTGTCACACCTTTCTTCCTCCACCTGGTTCTGGTCCCACCACCGATCCAGAAACCAGAACCGGATCAGAACATGATTGGCCCCTGCTGAAGGCGGGTCCTGGTCGGAGGCGGGGCCTCGGGCCCTCAGGTCGTCATTACCTGGGGTCACGTTCGCTACAGTCATGGGTTCCATTTGGAGCCTCATGCGCCACCATCCAGCCAGCCCCTCCCACACATGATGACTCCACCCACCTGTGACGCCAGGTGGGCCACCACAgcacaggatgacatcatcaggaggcGGCACCCGTCCGTGACACGCTGACAGGCATGTGGGCGTGGTTCCTCTGGGCTTGTCATTTCACCGGTCGGCGTTCTGTTTCTGATGAAACCGACGGGCGTGACAGGGGAGGATCTAAACCCGTCTGGGGGGCGGGTCTAAACACCTGTCAGTGTTTGAAGCAGAACGGCACTTCGTAACGTCCAATCACAGAGGTGAGGGGCGTGTCTTGAGGTAAGCATGTTTGGGTTTAATGCCCTGACAGTCACACTAACAATCAGCACCTCCACACTCATTACACGGACCAGAATGCCGAGGGGCGAGGAGGCGGGGCCACCACGCTTTACAGGAGAAACCTGATGCATACTCAGTGGAACCAgttccagaaccagaacctggaaCCAGGTCCAGAACCTggaaccagatccagatccaaacccagaaccaggtccagaaccagaacttGGAACCAGTTCCAGAACCAGAACTATATGTATAACTATATATAAGtagatatatatacagtatatatatcatCGTACACGAGGTCGATGGCATTTGACCTCTGCTGAGAGGAAACCACATCACCCGTCACGCCTGAACCAAGCCCCCAGTGTGGGCAACGGGTGTGTGTTAGAAACATATATGTACTGATCCAGACAATGCTGTAatgagctgccccccccctatGCTACGCTAACATCCTGGGGTCAGCTCGTCGTTCTTCTACCCGGTAGAGTTCAAGCAGCTGATGATTGGCTCCTAAACCCAGAGAGGtgcgacctttgaccttcatcCTGTTGGAGTGACATTGTGTTTCTGACCTGCAtcagctgtttaaaaaaattaattaatcattaatttaaaaaatcatagaACTCTGAGACCCCCGAGGTCTAAGCTAATCAAAGTGCAGCCCCCCAGCGGGTGGGAGGAGAATTGTTCAGATACGGGTCCCAGATCAAGACCTGGGGGGTTCTACTCTGATCTATTCACAAACACCACTGTTCCATCACTCACAGTCCGGCTCAGATGAGCCTGGCTTCACTCAGTCCGGCTCAGATGAGCCTGGCTTCACTCAGTCCGGCTCAGATGAGCCTGGCTTCACTCAGTCCGGCTCAGATGAGCCTGGCTTCAGTCAGTCCGGCTCAGATGAGCCTGGCTTCTCCTTCCATGTCTAGCGGTAGATCACACACTCCTGTGAAGTGCATCTCCTTCACTTTGCCTCCCTGTTCCATCAGGGCTCCGCCCCCTTGCTCTGCCAGTGTGGGGGAGGGGTGCTGGGCCTGAGGGTCCGGCGAGGTCCCACGAGGGATCCTGCCTGCCCGCCTCTCCTTCAGGAAGACCTCCAGGCGGCGCAGCATCTGCTTGGGATTCTTCTTGGCAAACAGCTCCACTTCTGAGAGGTTAGAGAACAGAGACCACAggaaccatcatcatcaccaccttgtcatcaccatcatcaccaccttgtcatcaccatcaccatcatcaccactttgtcatcaccatcaccatcatcaccaccttgtcatcaccatcatcatcatcaccaccttgtcatcaccatcatcatcatcaccaccttgtcatcaccatcaccatcatcaccaccatcatcatcatcaccaccttgtcatcaccatcatcatcatcaccacaccaAGGAATTATCTGAGCTGATGATGTGAATTATTTTAGCTCAACAACGTACTGAAGAGGTAGTGAGTCAGTGTCAGTTAGAAGGCGTGTCACGACGGACCAATGGGAGCTCAGCTCTGCTTCACCTTTCAGCACGAAGCCGGAGTCGTTGATGGTCTTCTGCTGGTTCCTCCACAGCTGGTACAGGTGCAGGTAGGTGGCCACGTAGAAGTCGTTCAGCACCCCCACCACCTGCTGACGGCGGTTACACTCCCTGACCACACACAGGAGGgggtatgaacacacacacacacacacacacacacacacacacacacacacacacacacacacacacagtgaggacTCACTTGGACAGGGCCTCCTCTCTGAGAACCTGCAGGGCGATGCGGGTCATGTTGATGGACATCACGCTGAATGGAAAGTTCTGGATCAGAGAGGATGAGACAGGAAGTTCAAGTCCACAGGAAACACTTCCAGAGGAAGGAAaacacaggtcagaggtcagggtcaGCCTAAAGCAACCATGTCTTTCTGAAGGATTAGTCTAACCTGATCTCTGAATCCCAGGTTCAACATGAACCAGTTCCAAAAGGTAGGACATTTACCTGCGTAGGACGTGGTCCTACCTGTGTAGGACGTGGTCATACCTGTGTAGGTGTGGTCATACCTGTGTAGGTGTGGTCATACCTATGTAGGTGTGGTCATACCTGTGTAGGTGTGGTCATACCTATGTAGGTGTGGTCATACCTGTGTAGGTGTGGTCCTACCTGTGTAGGTGTGGTCCTACCTGTGTAGGTGTGGTCCTACCTGTGTAGGTGTGGTCATACCTGTGTAGGTGTGGTCCTACCTGTGTAGGTGTGGTCCTACCTGTGTAGGTGTGGTCATACCTGTGTAGGTGTGGTCCTACCTGTGTAGGTGTGGTCCTACCTGTGTAGGTGTGGTCCTACCTGTGTAGGTGTGGTCATACCTGTGTAGGGTGCTGTGATAACTTGTAGATGTCTCGAGCCAATGGGAGGGTCTCTGGGTCCATCACAAAGTAGAGAGGATGCATCAGTCCCAGGAACCCGGTCCCACGCAGGTCGGTGGCCGGGTCCATCCCTGTGGATCAGAACCGACCCGCTTCACTCAGGCTGAACATCTGGTTTCCAGGACAACCGGTACCGGTGACCCGGTACCGGCCCAGGACACCTGCACCCGCCTCACCCTGGAAGCCGATGCTCTCCCAGTGCCCCCCGTAGCGAGGACAGTCCAGCTTGCTGCCCACCAGCCTCTTGTAGACGGTCTGCAGGACCCGCATGTGGACTGCCTGGCTATTGTCCACCtggcctacacacacacacacacacacacacacacacacacacactcggttGATGGAggccccccccacactgatgatcacacacacctgtactcACACTGGGCGATGGCGAACACCAGGTccctctcctccagcagctcccttTGCAGCCGGGGGGGCCCGAACAGGAAGCGTGTAACGGCGGCCAGACCTGTCCTGCGAACGGTGGGCTGGATGTTCttctgagggggggggcagagttcAGGTGAGACTAACAGCCAACTGGGACAGGGTGGGACTCAAACAAAGCACCACTGCCTCTGGCCCCTCACCAGCAGGCCCCCCAGGTCCGAGGTCTGGAAGAACTGCAGCGCTTCATTGAAGGAGATGACGGGGGTGGGGCTCGCGTCCTCGGTCAGAGCTGGGGGGTCAGTCACATGGTTTATTCTCCAGACAAACCTGGTGCtggaacacttcctgttgcacTGAAacatttacttcctgttgtgcTGAAACACCTCCTGTTataacacttcctgtttcggcTGAGACACTTCATGTTGCACtgagacacttcctgtttttgttgagacacttcctgttttcgcTGAAACACCTCCTGTTGCgctgaaacacttcctgttttcgctgaaacacttcctgttgcgCCGAAACACTTCCTGGTTTTGCTGAGACACTTCCTGTTGCGCTGAAAAACTTCCTGTtgtaacacttcctgttttccctgAGACGCTTCCTGTTGAACTGAGACACTTCCTGTTataacacttcctgttttcgcTGAGACACTTCCTGTTGCACTGAAACACTTTCTGTTGCactgaaacacttcctgttgtaaCACTTCCCGTTTTCCCTGAGACACTTCCTGTTACACTGAGACACTTCCTGTTATAACACTTCCTGTTGCACcgaaacacttcctgttgtaagacttcctgttttccctGAGACACTTCCTGTTGCACTGAGACACTTGTAGTTataacacttcctgttttcgcTGAGACACTTCCCGTTTTTGATGAGACACTTCCTGTCGCactgaaacacttcctgttgtaaCACTTCCTGTTGCACTCACCTGGGTGGGCGTTCTCCAGAGCCTCCCACTCCTGCCGggccttctccagctcctcgtcttcctctgcaACAGAAACAAAGCAGTGAAGGGGGCGTGGCCCACAAGCCGACACCCAGCCAGGTGGGGGCGGGGTCTCTGGACTCCATCAGACTCCTCAGAATCCCGTCTGGACTCCTGGGGGGCATTCCCTGCAGCACTTGCTCAGGTACAGCTGGTATCCAGGCTCCTCACCCCCCCTGAGGGATGATGTCAGACAAGTGTGTGATGTTACCTGTGTTACCTGTGGGTGTGGGCGTGTCCCCCCCAGCCATCAGCGTCTGCAGGAGTCCGTTCTGCTTCAGCGCTGCAATCTAGACACGGTCAGGCGAAGGGTTAAAACGATGTGGGACCGTCAGCAGTGACACgttagaggtcagaggtcattacCGGCAGGAAGGTGAGCGGCGCGCCGCCATTGGTCCGGTCAACGAGACGACCCGTCAGTCCGTTCATCACCTGAGGAGAAACGCACCAGGTCAACAGGCGACCCCACCTGGGGTCAGGGGGTAGGGGGTAAGGTCAGGGGGTAGGGTTCAGGGggtagggtcaggggtcagggggtAGGGCTGGCGGTGGGTGTGTCCACTGGGGACATTGTCTAACGGGTTGCATTCATTGGATGAACCATTCATGCCCtaacggggggaggggggggcgcaGAGACGCATCAGAGGCCTCATCAGAGACGCTCTGGGGAACTTCCTGTCCACTAATGAGGCCCTGGGGTACTTCCTGTCAACACGCCTGTTCCCATGAGGCCGTGCTGCACCGGGGACACACTATAGAGCCGGTTAGCGCCGTCATGCTAACGCTACACACAGGAAGGACAGAGGTGTTACCTGAGCACAGGACGCCCCGGTGGCGTCTCCTTCCATCGTGTGCGAGGCTCCTCCTCCCTCACGGGTGGGCGGGGCCGATGGCGTCGCTCCCCCGCCCCACCGGGCGATGCCGTCCCGGGACCAGACCCTTCATCACCGCCAGGCACCAGAACCGCAGCCGGGTCACATCTGCAGCCTCACACGGAACAGCACACCACGCCCAATGGGAGGCGGGGTCAGGGTCAATGGGCGGGGCCAGGGATGGACTTCCTGTCCTGAAATGAGCCCCAACAGAACCGTCTGACCTCAGATT
Encoded proteins:
- the elmod3 gene encoding ELMO domain-containing protein 3 isoform X4, producing MEGDATGASCAQVMNGLTGRLVDRTNGGAPLTFLPIAALKQNGLLQTLMAGGDTPTPTEEDEELEKARQEWEALENAHPALTEDASPTPVISFNEALQFFQTSDLGGLLKNIQPTVRRTGLAAVTRFLFGPPRLQRELLEERDLVFAIAQCQVDNSQAVHMRVLQTVYKRLVGSKLDCPRYGGHWESIGFQGMDPATDLRGTGFLGLMHPLYFVMDPETLPLARDIYKLSQHPTQNFPFSVMSINMTRIALQVLREEALSKECNRRQQVVGVLNDFYVATYLHLYQLWRNQQKTINDSGFVLKEVELFAKKNPKQMLRRLEVFLKERRAGRIPRGTSPDPQAQHPSPTLAEQGGGALMEQGGKVKEMHFTGVCDLPLDMEGEARLI
- the elmod3 gene encoding ELMO domain-containing protein 3 isoform X2; its protein translation is MEGDATGASCAQVMNGLTGRLVDRTNGGAPLTFLPIAALKQNGLLQTLMAGGDTPTPTEEDEELEKARQEWEALENAHPALTEDASPTPVISFNEALQFFQTSDLGGLLKNIQPTVRRTGLAAVTRFLFGPPRLQRELLEERDLVFAIAQCQVDNSQAVHMRVLQTVYKRLVGSKLDCPRYGGHWESIGFQGMDPATDLRGTGFLGLMHPLYFVMDPETLPLARDIYKLSQHPTQNFPFSVMSINMTRIALQVLREEALSKECNRRQQVVGVLNDFYVATYLHLYQLWRNQQKTINDSGFVLKGEAELSSHWSVVTRLLTDTDSLPLQSGAVCQEESQADAAPPGGLPEGEAGRQDPSWDLAGPSGPAPLPHTGRARGRSPDGTGRQSEGDALHRSV
- the elmod3 gene encoding ELMO domain-containing protein 3 isoform X3, with product MEGDATGASCAQVMNGLTGRLVDRTNGGAPLTFLPIAALKQNGLLQTLMAGGDTPTPTGNTEEDEELEKARQEWEALENAHPALTEDASPTPVISFNEALQFFQTSDLGGLLKNIQPTVRRTGLAAVTRFLFGPPRLQRELLEERDLVFAIAQCQVDNSQAVHMRVLQTVYKRLVGSKLDCPRYGGHWESIGFQGMDPATDLRGTGFLGLMHPLYFVMDPETLPLARDIYKLSQHPTQNFPFSVMSINMTRIALQVLREEALSKECNRRQQVVGVLNDFYVATYLHLYQLWRNQQKTINDSGFVLKEVELFAKKNPKQMLRRLEVFLKERRAGRIPRGTSPDPQAQHPSPTLAEQGGGALMEQGGKVKEMHFTGVCDLPLDMEGEARLI
- the elmod3 gene encoding ELMO domain-containing protein 3 isoform X1, which codes for MEGDATGASCAQVMNGLTGRLVDRTNGGAPLTFLPIAALKQNGLLQTLMAGGDTPTPTGNTEEDEELEKARQEWEALENAHPALTEDASPTPVISFNEALQFFQTSDLGGLLKNIQPTVRRTGLAAVTRFLFGPPRLQRELLEERDLVFAIAQCQVDNSQAVHMRVLQTVYKRLVGSKLDCPRYGGHWESIGFQGMDPATDLRGTGFLGLMHPLYFVMDPETLPLARDIYKLSQHPTQNFPFSVMSINMTRIALQVLREEALSKECNRRQQVVGVLNDFYVATYLHLYQLWRNQQKTINDSGFVLKGEAELSSHWSVVTRLLTDTDSLPLQSGAVCQEESQADAAPPGGLPEGEAGRQDPSWDLAGPSGPAPLPHTGRARGRSPDGTGRQSEGDALHRSV